In the Eptesicus fuscus isolate TK198812 chromosome 12, DD_ASM_mEF_20220401, whole genome shotgun sequence genome, one interval contains:
- the LOC129150863 gene encoding protein cornichon homolog 1-like codes for MAFTFAAFCYMLVLLLTAALIFFAIWHIIAFDELKTDYKNPIDQCNTLNPLVLPEYLIHAFFCVMFLCAAEWLTLGLNMPLLAYHIWRYMSRPVMSGPGLYDPTTIMNADILAYCQKEGWCKLAFYLLAFFYYLYGMIYVLVSS; via the coding sequence ATGGCGTTCACGTTCGCGGCCTTCTGCTACATGCTGGTGCTGCTGCTCACCGCCGCACTCATCTTCTTCGCCATCTGGCACATTATAGCATTTGATGAGCTGAAGACTGATTACAAGAATCCTATAGACCAGTGTAATACCCTGAATCCTCTTGTACTTCCAGAGTACCTCATCCATGCTTTCTTCTGTGTCATGTTTCTTTGTGCAGCAGAGTGGCTTACCCTGGGTCTCAATATGCCCCTCTTGGCATATCATATTTGGAGGTATATGAGTAGACCAGTGATGAGTGGACCAGGACTCTATGACCCTACAACCATCATGAATGCTGATATTCTAGCATACTGTCAGAAAGAAGGATGGTGCAAATTAGCTTTTTATCTTCTAGCCTTTTTTTACTACTTATACGGCATGATCTATGTCTTGGTGAGCTCTTAG